The Agarilytica rhodophyticola genome has a window encoding:
- a CDS encoding phosphomannose isomerase type II C-terminal cupin domain yields MKESDIKYNIGDSNTRPWGAWQVVDVGEKHIVKKITVTPDQILSLQSHEHRAEHWIIVSGQAEVTLDDKKMQLGANESVFIPQRAKHRIANIGSEDMNFIEVQIGDILDEDDITRYDDRYGRTS; encoded by the coding sequence GTGAAAGAGTCAGATATTAAATACAACATAGGTGATAGTAATACGCGACCATGGGGAGCATGGCAGGTCGTCGATGTGGGTGAAAAACATATTGTTAAAAAAATCACTGTAACACCTGATCAAATTTTATCGCTACAGAGTCATGAGCATCGCGCTGAGCACTGGATTATTGTTTCGGGGCAAGCAGAAGTTACCTTGGACGATAAGAAAATGCAGTTAGGTGCTAATGAGTCTGTGTTTATTCCTCAACGTGCGAAGCATCGTATTGCTAATATCGGTAGCGAGGACATGAATTTTATTGAAGTTCAAATTGGGGATATTTTAGATGAAGATGACATCACTCGTTACGACGACCGTTACGGCCGTACCAGTTAG